In Anaerolineae bacterium, a single genomic region encodes these proteins:
- the rtcA gene encoding RNA 3'-terminal phosphate cyclase, with amino-acid sequence MVVIDGSYGEGGGQVLRMALALSAILGEPVKVENIRAGRPNPGLQAQHLTGVMAIARICQAELKGAELGSQELVFRPRRPPEPGSYFFDVTEARKGGSAGATTLVLQTLLMPLAMARGTSYLTLKGGTHVSWSPPFHYVKEVLFPTLARMDIQARAEIKRWGWYPVGGGEIEVTIYGGKQIKGITLNERGKLKLIRGLSAYSNLPDHVGQRQKERALELLRRHGFEASVEVVKAPSPGTGSCLILIAEFENALAGFTSLGERGKPAEKVAEEAVREFLDYFKSGTALDRHLADQLILPAALAQGSTSFTTSCLTGHLLTGVWVVEQFMGKKFLVEGKEGGPGKVSTV; translated from the coding sequence ATGGTAGTGATAGATGGCTCTTACGGAGAAGGGGGAGGGCAGGTTCTGAGGATGGCCCTGGCTCTCTCGGCCATTTTGGGGGAACCTGTAAAAGTAGAGAACATAAGAGCCGGCCGACCTAACCCCGGCCTTCAGGCTCAGCACCTTACCGGGGTTATGGCCATTGCCCGGATATGCCAGGCCGAACTTAAGGGAGCAGAGCTGGGATCGCAGGAGCTCGTTTTTCGACCTCGCCGCCCTCCTGAGCCTGGCTCATACTTCTTTGATGTAACAGAAGCAAGAAAAGGTGGAAGCGCCGGGGCTACAACGCTGGTCCTGCAGACCCTGCTGATGCCCCTGGCCATGGCCAGAGGAACTTCTTACCTCACCCTTAAAGGTGGGACCCATGTCTCCTGGAGCCCGCCTTTCCACTATGTCAAAGAAGTGCTTTTTCCAACATTAGCCCGCATGGATATCCAAGCCAGGGCCGAAATAAAAAGGTGGGGATGGTATCCAGTGGGGGGAGGAGAAATAGAGGTCACGATTTATGGCGGGAAACAAATAAAGGGTATAACCCTGAACGAGCGGGGTAAACTCAAGCTCATAAGGGGGCTTTCTGCCTATTCCAACCTTCCAGACCACGTGGGCCAGAGGCAGAAGGAACGAGCTTTAGAGCTTCTGCGCCGTCACGGCTTTGAAGCCAGCGTTGAAGTAGTGAAAGCTCCCTCCCCTGGCACGGGCTCATGTTTAATTTTGATAGCCGAATTCGAAAACGCCCTGGCAGGCTTTACATCTCTCGGGGAAAGGGGCAAGCCTGCTGAAAAAGTAGCCGAAGAAGCTGTCCGCGAGTTTCTGGACTATTTCAAAAGCGGGACTGCCCTTGACCGCCACCTGGCCGATCAGCTCATCCTTCCGGCCGCCTTGGCACAAGGGTCAACATCTTTCACCACTTCTTGCCTCACAGGGCACCTTCTGACAGGTGTATGGGTTGTGGAACAATTCATGGGGAAAAAATTCCTGGTGGAAGGCAAGGAGGGAGGTCCAGGCAAAGTTTCAACCGTTTAA